In the genome of Fuerstiella sp., one region contains:
- a CDS encoding PSD1 and planctomycete cytochrome C domain-containing protein, giving the protein MFLRSSLITFLCAVTASVGNARLTDEQQELWKHATEILTRSCLKCHAGESPKSQLDLSTRAGILAGGELDGPAYDADDPNNSNLIRVIRYDGLEMPPNRQLSAADIRFLELWVQQGMPWPREQLQLEFDQVTGPPEVNEDTKNFWSFRPLTEPAVPDSDWGLNAIDSFIFRRLIENGLEPSPPADAQSLVRRMYYNMTGLPPEPEAAERWAARLRRNDGTMDQAAVEELIETLLASPHYGEQWGRHWLDLVRYAETNSYERDGAKPYVWRYRDYVIQAFNSDMPYDRFITEQLAGDELENRTSQSVIATGYYRLGRWDDEPVDHTLAFYDDVDDIIGTTFQTMLGLTVNCARCHDHKIDPIPQRDYYRLLGFFRNIRRYGIRGDKTVRDASVREVDLPEEPGLLEQESIAHNEKISDVQRLISEFEQTVIPLLTEPQKQDFEFFENRLSLVKNLQSSGLSKEQVDEYQRLHRRLKTLQENGPSGRAKVLCVTEDMETIHATHVLTRGNPHAPADEVTPGFLSVLSPPDVNMPEIPEGARTTGRRKLLAAWIASPKNPLTARVMVNRIWQFHFGRGIVRSSSDFGFQGTQPTHPRLLDWLASQFITNGWSVKHMHRLIMSSATFQMSSSARQHALNQDPVNDLFWRFDMRRMSAEEIRDSVLWAAGNLNTKKMFGPSIYTDIPDEVKAGQSQPGRGWETSPPEDQNRRSIYIHVKRSLVDPLLASFDFADTDQTCPVRFVTTQPTQALGLLNSKFMQQQASAFADSLRKQKSSFDRVRRGLTVVTQRPPSEDEIRKGLALIEQLQSKEGFTSDQALQYFCLLALNLNEFIYLD; this is encoded by the coding sequence ATGTTTCTGCGAAGTAGTCTGATCACTTTCCTGTGTGCTGTAACTGCGTCGGTCGGTAATGCCCGGCTCACTGACGAGCAACAGGAACTATGGAAGCATGCGACAGAGATCCTCACCCGGTCGTGTCTGAAATGTCACGCCGGCGAGTCTCCCAAAAGTCAACTGGATCTCAGCACACGTGCCGGAATTCTTGCAGGCGGAGAACTGGACGGACCTGCGTACGATGCTGATGACCCGAACAACAGCAATCTGATACGGGTGATTCGCTATGATGGTCTGGAAATGCCGCCGAACCGGCAATTATCTGCTGCTGACATTCGGTTTCTGGAACTTTGGGTGCAGCAGGGAATGCCGTGGCCCCGGGAGCAACTGCAGCTCGAATTCGATCAAGTAACGGGTCCTCCGGAAGTTAACGAGGACACGAAAAATTTCTGGTCGTTCAGGCCGCTGACGGAACCAGCTGTACCGGACTCCGACTGGGGGCTCAATGCGATCGACAGTTTTATTTTCCGTCGGCTGATAGAGAACGGGCTTGAGCCGTCGCCTCCGGCCGATGCGCAAAGCCTGGTGCGTCGGATGTATTACAACATGACCGGGCTTCCTCCCGAACCGGAAGCTGCTGAACGCTGGGCCGCCAGACTCCGCCGAAATGACGGAACCATGGATCAGGCAGCAGTGGAAGAACTAATCGAGACGTTGCTGGCCTCCCCTCATTATGGAGAACAGTGGGGTCGGCACTGGCTGGATCTGGTGCGTTATGCGGAAACAAACAGTTATGAACGCGATGGAGCCAAGCCATATGTCTGGCGTTATCGGGACTATGTCATACAGGCATTCAATTCCGACATGCCGTATGACCGGTTTATTACAGAACAGCTGGCCGGTGACGAACTCGAAAACCGCACGAGTCAGTCGGTCATTGCAACCGGATACTACCGCCTGGGGCGCTGGGACGATGAACCGGTCGACCATACCCTGGCATTTTACGATGATGTAGATGACATCATTGGAACCACGTTCCAGACGATGCTTGGACTCACGGTGAACTGCGCGCGCTGTCACGATCACAAGATCGATCCGATTCCCCAGCGCGACTATTACCGATTGCTGGGATTCTTTCGAAACATACGGCGGTATGGTATTCGCGGTGACAAAACGGTTAGAGATGCTTCTGTGCGGGAAGTGGATCTTCCGGAAGAACCGGGGCTGCTGGAACAGGAATCTATCGCTCACAATGAGAAGATTTCCGACGTGCAGCGACTGATCAGCGAATTCGAGCAGACCGTGATTCCGCTGCTGACGGAACCTCAAAAGCAGGATTTTGAGTTTTTTGAAAACCGCCTGTCCCTGGTGAAAAATCTGCAGAGCAGCGGACTCAGCAAAGAGCAGGTTGACGAATACCAAAGACTGCACCGGCGACTGAAGACGTTGCAGGAAAACGGCCCCAGCGGACGGGCAAAGGTCCTGTGTGTTACCGAGGACATGGAAACAATCCATGCGACTCATGTACTGACACGCGGGAATCCGCATGCGCCGGCTGACGAAGTCACGCCCGGTTTTCTGTCGGTGTTGTCACCACCGGATGTCAACATGCCGGAGATACCCGAAGGCGCTAGAACTACCGGACGACGTAAGCTGCTGGCTGCCTGGATTGCCAGTCCAAAGAATCCGTTGACTGCCAGGGTGATGGTCAACCGGATCTGGCAGTTTCACTTTGGGCGTGGAATTGTCCGGTCCTCCAGTGACTTTGGATTTCAGGGAACTCAGCCGACTCACCCTCGGCTGCTTGACTGGCTGGCCTCGCAATTCATCACAAACGGCTGGTCAGTCAAACACATGCACCGCCTGATCATGAGTTCCGCGACATTCCAGATGTCGTCGTCGGCACGTCAACATGCACTGAATCAGGATCCTGTCAACGATCTGTTTTGGAGGTTCGATATGAGACGAATGTCAGCAGAAGAGATTCGTGATTCCGTGCTGTGGGCTGCCGGAAACCTGAATACGAAAAAGATGTTCGGCCCCAGTATCTACACCGATATTCCGGACGAAGTGAAGGCGGGACAGTCGCAGCCAGGGCGGGGTTGGGAAACATCACCCCCGGAAGATCAAAATCGTCGCAGTATATATATTCATGTTAAACGGTCTCTGGTTGATCCGCTGCTGGCGAGCTTCGACTTTGCAGACACCGATCAGACGTGTCCGGTTCGGTTTGTGACAACTCAGCCAACACAGGCGCTCGGTCTGCTTAACAGTAAATTTATGCAGCAGCAGGCATCCGCGTTTGCAGACAGTCTGCGGAAACAGAAATCTTCCTTTGATCGGGTTCGGCGGGGTCTGACCGTGGTGACTCAGCGGCCGCCTTCAGAAGATGAGATCCGCAAGGGTCTGGCACTGATAGAACAGCTGCAGTCAAAAGAAGGATTCACGTCCGATCAGGCGCTGCAGTACTTTTGCCTGCTGGCGTTGAATCTGAATGAATTCATTTATCTTGATTAG